CGGAGAGGTGCAGATCGGGTTCCAGTCCGGGGCTGCGGACCCGCAGGTGGGTCTGGAGTATCTCCCCGAACAGCGGGTGCAGGCGGTACCAGCCCTGCCCCAGCTGTTCGACGAAGGCGTTGTCGCGGTACAGCTCGGCCAGGATGCGGTCCGCGTCGGTCCGGTGGGTCAGTTCGTTCACCAGGTCGGGGCAGAAGCGGTCCAGCACACTCACGCGCAGCAGGAGGTCCTGCGTCTCCCCCGGCTGGCGGCTGAGCACCTCCGCCAGCAGGAAGTCGGCGACCGTGCTGCGGTCGGCCTCGAACTCCTTGAGATACGTCTGCGGGTCCGGGCTCTGCTGCGCCGCCAGGGCGCACAGCCGCAGGCCGGCGGCCCAGCCGCGGGTGCGCTCCACCAGGGCGCGTACGGCGTCCGCGGGCAGGCTCAGCCCGTGCAGTTCCAGCAGTGTCGCCGCCTCCTGCGGGGTGAAGGCGAGCTCGGCGTCCCGGACCTCCGTGAGGGCTCCGGCCGCCCGGTAGCGGTGCAGGGAGAACATCGGCTCGTTGCGGGTGACGAGGACCAGCCGCAGTCCGGCGCCGGAGTGCTGGAGCACGAATTCCAGCTGCTCCGCCACCTGGGACGCGCTCACCCGGTCGAACTCGTCGAGCACGACGAGCGGGGCCGGGTCGCGTCCGACCAGGTCCTCGGCGATCTCAGAGAGCACCTTGTGGCTCACCCTGCTCGGGTCCGCCGGGCAGTGGACCCGGTCGGTCAGCGGGGTGCCGGAGGCGCGCATCGCCTGGAGGAAGTACGCCCAGAACATGCCGGGCCGCTGTTCCTCCGCCTCGACGGTGAGCCAGGTGACGGGCTGGTCCAGACCCGCGGTCCAGTCGGCGACGAGAGCGGTCTTCCCCGCGCCCGCGGAGCCGTTGACCATGGTCAGGGGGGTCCGCAGGGCCTGGTCGAGGTGCCGGGTCAGGCGTGTGCGCTCAAGGAACACGGCGGGCCGGGACGGCACGGCGAACCGTGTGCGCAGGAATGGGCCACCGAGCGGATCGACACGGCCTTCGGCCGGCACCGCACTGTTCCTGTCGCCTGCAGCCACGGTGCTCACCACCACGCGTCGTCAGGTCATGGGCAGCGCTCCCCTTCGCTCAGCTTCTCACCCTTCCGGGGGACGCACCCGGCGAACAGGGCCCCACTGGTCCCATCAAGGGGCCGGTCGGCCCTGCGAAAGGACCACGAAAAAGGGCCCCGCGGGCTGTTGCCCGCGAAGGCCCTTCGTGCCGTCGGGACGACAGGATTTGAACCTGCGACCCCTTGACCCCCAGTCAAGTGCGCTACCAAGCTGCGCCACGTCCCGGCCGCGTCTCCCACGGGTGTTCCGTGTGATCGCGCGGGTAAACCCTACCCCACGCACGCGGCCGGGTCGGCTGGGCGGAACGTCAGCCCCGGGTGGTGACCGGCTCGCGGACCTCGGCGCCGTCCGTGACGACCCGGCGCGCGGCCCGCCGTACCGGAACGAGCAGGGCGGCCAGAGCCGCCGCCAGGCACAGCACGGCCAGCAGGGTGAAGCCGTGGGTGTACCCGGACTCGTACGGCAGGCCCGAGGGCTGGAGCCGGCCGGTGACCAGGACGCTGGTGACGGCCGCGCCGATGGAGCCGCCGATGGTGCGGATGTTGGCGTTCATGCCGGTCGCGGCGCCGGTCTGGTCGGCCGGGACGCTGCCCACGATCAGGTTGGCCATGGAGGCGAAGGCGAGTCCGATACCGAGGCCGAACAGGCCCGCGACGACGGCGATCTGCCACTGCTCGTCGTGCCACAGGGCGAGGAAGCCGCAGGCCACCGCGCCCAGCGCGGCGCCGGTCACCAGCAGGGCCTTGGCGCCGACGACCGGTTCCAGCCGGCCGCTGAGCACACCGGAGAGGAACATCGCGACCAGCATCGGCAGCATGAGCAGTCCGGCCGCGGTGACGCTCGCGCCGAAGCCGTATCCGGCCTCGGACGGCGTCTGCACGAAGCCCGGCAGGAAGGACCAGATCGAGTACATCCCGGCGCCGAAGAGCAGGGCCGCGGTGTTGGTGGTCCACACGGCCGGGAGCCTCATGACCCGCAGGTCGATCAGCGGGGTGCGGGAGCGGGCCTCGGAGTACAGCCACAGAGCGAACAGCGCGACGGCGGCGCCGAACAGACCGAGCACCCGTGCCGAGCCCCAGCCCCACCGGGCCGCCTGGCTGAGCGGCAGCAGCAGCGCGACCAGCCACGCGGACAGCAGCACGGCACCGAGCCAGTTGACGTTCCCTCGCGCCCTGTGGGGCGACTCGGGCACATACCGTACGGCGATGAGGGTGGCGGCGATCACGATGGCGACCGGGATCCAGAACAGCCAGCGGTAGTCGAGCGCGGTCACGATGGGACCGGCGGCGACCATGCCGACGCCACCGCCGGCGGCGATCACGGCGGACAGGTTGCTGATGGAGCCGCTGACCTGGGACGCGGCGAACTCGTCCCGGATGATGCCGAAGGAGAGCGGGAACAGGGCGCCGCCGACGCCCTGGACGACCCGGGCGACGATCAGGACGCCGATGCTCGGGGCGAGCGCGGCGAGCAGACAGCCGACGGCCACGGTCACCAGGACGGCGACGAGCGTGCGCTTCTTGCCGATCAGGTCACCGACGCGGCCGAGGATCGGCGTGAAGATCGAGGCGGACAGCAGATACGCGGTCATCACCCAGGTCACGGTGGACTGCGAGGTGTGCAGGGCGTGCTGGACGGTCGGCAGGGCCGGCGCGATCAGCGACTGGAGCATGGAGAACACGCCTGCACCGGCCGCGAGGACCGCGAAGGTGAGACGGGTGGACGAGCGGGGCATGAAGAGCCTCTCCGAGCGGACGGGGTGCGGCCGGAGCCTCGTGGGAAGCGGTCGCGGAAAGGACGATGGAGGCACCTCGGCTGATAAAGTGGAGGCACGCCTCCACTCTAGCGGAGGCACACCTCCGCTTCAACCCGTTCCGGAGGTAGACCTCCGTTTCATCCCCGGGAGGCAGCAGTGACCGCCCCGTCGCCGTTCCCCGTCAGCGAGATCGTCGCGTCCCGCCGGCCCCACCGGAAGGACGCCGCCCGCAACTACGACGCCCTGCTGGCCGCCGCGCGCGAGGCGTTCGCCGAGCACGGCGCGGAGGCGTCCCTGGAGGACATCGCGCGGCGCGCGGGCGTGGGCATCGGCACGCTGTACCGGAACTTCCCCACCCGCCGCCATCTCTTCGAGAGCGTCTACGCGGACGAGGTGAACACCCTGGTGAAGGCGGCCCTGGAGCTCGCCGACGAGGAGCCCTGGGAGGCGCTGACCGCCTGGCTCGACCGGTTCGCGGGCTACATGGTGACCAAACGGGCGGTGCGCGAGGCGCTCAACGACGAGTCGGAGATCTTCGCGGCGTGCCGGGAGTCGATGTACGCGGCGGGCGGCCCGCTGTTCGAGCGGGCGCAGGAGGCGGGTCGGGCTCGGCGGGACATGGACTTCGTGGACCTGCTGCGGATGGTCGCCGGTATCACCGCGACGGCCTTCGATGACGACGCCCAGCGCGATCGCGTGCTGTCGATCGCGCTGGACGGGGTGCGGGTCAGGAAGTGACGGGGGCCTGAGAGCTCGGGGCGGCCTGCCGCCTTGCGAGTGCGGGTCGCGGTGGATCGCTCGCAGTTCCCCGCGCCCCCAGGTGGGTATCAGTGGGCGGCGACCAGTTCGTGCTCGGTGTCGGCGGTCGGTTGCCGGGAGCCGCGCAGGGCGGCGATGCCGATGAAGACCATGGACGACAGGCCCGCGATGGCGAACGCGGTGAAGCCCCAGTCGCCGTTGCCCGAGGCGAGCAGCTGGCCACCGAGCCACGGGCCGAAGACGGCGCCGAAGCGGCCCATGCCCGAGGTCCAGCCGACCGCGGTGGCACGGTCGTCCGCGTTCGAGCGGATCGAGACCGTCGCGTAGATCATCGTCTGGGCGCTGTTCAGGAAGACCCCGGTGAGGAAGACGACGATCATCGTGACGGTCGTCGACATGTGGACGCTGAGCAGGAAGACGCCCGCGGCGGTGAGCGCGAACCAGATCGCGGCGATGCGCGGCGCGCCGAAGCGGTCGGCGGCCCGCCCCGCGACCAGCATGCCCACGATGCCGCCGAGGTTGAAGACGACCACGAAGGACAGGGCGGAACCCAGCACGTAACCCTCGGCCCGCATCAGGGTGGGCAGCCAGGTGGCGACGCCGTAGACGAGGAGCAGCCCGCCGAAGGAGGCCACCCAGTAGAGCAGGGTCTGGATCCACTCGTCGCCGCGGAAGAGGTTCGCGAGGTTGGCCCAGCGGTCACCGGCGCCGCCGGTCCTGGCGGCCGGCACCTCGACGTCGTAACGCCCGGCGAGCGCCCTGGCCTCCTCGGTGCGGCCCTTGGCGACCAGGAAGCTCAGCGACTCGGGCAGGAACTTGGCCAGCACCGGGGCGAAGAGCAGCGGGAGCACGCACACCCAGAACGCGGCCCGCCAGCCGACCGGGTCGATGAGCCACTTGGCCACGTAGGCGGAGAGGATGCCGCCCGCGTGGTGGGCGGTCATCAGCAGGCCGATGACGAGGGCGCCGCGGCCGCGCGGGGCGTAGTCGGAGACCATGCTGATCGCGGTGGGCAGCAGACCGCCGAGACCGACGCCCGCCAGGGTCCGGCCGAGGCCGAAGACGGCGACGCTCTCCGAGATCGCGCACAGTCCCGAGGCCAGCGAGAAGAGGGTCACGCAGGCGATCATCAGCTTCTTGCGCCCGACGCGGTCGGCGATCGTGCCGGCGGTGAGCGCGCCGACCAGCATCCCGAAGGTGGCGTAGCTGCCGAGGTCACCGGCCTGGTCCGCGGTGAGGCCGAAGGTCCTGGTCTCCAGCAGGTGGGGCAGCACCGAGCCGTAGATGAACATGTCGAGACCGTCGAAGAGCACGGCCAGCCAGCACAGACCGACGACCAGGAGAGCCAGTCTGCTGCCGCGGGCGGACAGCGGGGAGGGGGAGGAGGACATCGTTGGTTACCTCTCGTACGTGGTGCGCCAGACGCTAAGGAGCCACCCCCGGATGTGTCAACGCTTTTGTCAACAATCTCATCGACAATCCAGGGGTGGTTCGGAAAGGCGCAGCTCAGGCCACCGGCGGCGTCCCGTGCGTATGGAAGGACTCGATGGTCTTCAGCCCCCAGGCCTGCCCCTTCTTCCGCTCCTCCTCGGTCCAGGTGATCAGCGGCCAGTCGGGGGCGAGCACCAGCCGGGTGAGCGGGTTGCACAGCTCGATCCGGTTGCCGCCGGGCTCGTAGACGTAGAGGAAGAACGTCTGCTGGATGGCGTGCTTGTGCGGCCCCGTCTCGATGAACACCCCGGTGTCGATGGCGAGATCGGCCGCCCGCAGCACGTCTTCGCGGGTGTCGGTGGCGAACGCGATGTGGTGCAGCCGCCCCTCGCTGCCGGTCCAGTCCGAGGTGTAGACGACGTCGTACGACTTGTTCGTGTACGTCAGCCAGCGCGCCGCGATCTTCCCGCTGTCCAGCCGGATCTGCTCGGTGGGCCGGGCGCCGAGCACGTTCTGCTGGAACTCGGCGTTGGCGAGCACGTCGGCGGCGAGGAAGTTGACGTGGTCCAACCGCCGTACGCCCACTCCCCTGTTG
Above is a window of Streptomyces griseorubiginosus DNA encoding:
- a CDS encoding MFS transporter gives rise to the protein MPRSSTRLTFAVLAAGAGVFSMLQSLIAPALPTVQHALHTSQSTVTWVMTAYLLSASIFTPILGRVGDLIGKKRTLVAVLVTVAVGCLLAALAPSIGVLIVARVVQGVGGALFPLSFGIIRDEFAASQVSGSISNLSAVIAAGGGVGMVAAGPIVTALDYRWLFWIPVAIVIAATLIAVRYVPESPHRARGNVNWLGAVLLSAWLVALLLPLSQAARWGWGSARVLGLFGAAVALFALWLYSEARSRTPLIDLRVMRLPAVWTTNTAALLFGAGMYSIWSFLPGFVQTPSEAGYGFGASVTAAGLLMLPMLVAMFLSGVLSGRLEPVVGAKALLVTGAALGAVACGFLALWHDEQWQIAVVAGLFGLGIGLAFASMANLIVGSVPADQTGAATGMNANIRTIGGSIGAAVTSVLVTGRLQPSGLPYESGYTHGFTLLAVLCLAAALAALLVPVRRAARRVVTDGAEVREPVTTRG
- a CDS encoding helix-turn-helix domain-containing protein, with the protein product MTAPSPFPVSEIVASRRPHRKDAARNYDALLAAAREAFAEHGAEASLEDIARRAGVGIGTLYRNFPTRRHLFESVYADEVNTLVKAALELADEEPWEALTAWLDRFAGYMVTKRAVREALNDESEIFAACRESMYAAGGPLFERAQEAGRARRDMDFVDLLRMVAGITATAFDDDAQRDRVLSIALDGVRVRK
- a CDS encoding aromatic acid/H+ symport family MFS transporter, whose amino-acid sequence is MSSSPSPLSARGSRLALLVVGLCWLAVLFDGLDMFIYGSVLPHLLETRTFGLTADQAGDLGSYATFGMLVGALTAGTIADRVGRKKLMIACVTLFSLASGLCAISESVAVFGLGRTLAGVGLGGLLPTAISMVSDYAPRGRGALVIGLLMTAHHAGGILSAYVAKWLIDPVGWRAAFWVCVLPLLFAPVLAKFLPESLSFLVAKGRTEEARALAGRYDVEVPAARTGGAGDRWANLANLFRGDEWIQTLLYWVASFGGLLLVYGVATWLPTLMRAEGYVLGSALSFVVVFNLGGIVGMLVAGRAADRFGAPRIAAIWFALTAAGVFLLSVHMSTTVTMIVVFLTGVFLNSAQTMIYATVSIRSNADDRATAVGWTSGMGRFGAVFGPWLGGQLLASGNGDWGFTAFAIAGLSSMVFIGIAALRGSRQPTADTEHELVAAH
- a CDS encoding catechol 2,3-dioxygenase, with product MTPPLGDIAHIGHTQLFTPELDASVAFFTDFLGLTVNGQDGDTVYLRTYDDYEHHSLVLTAREQPGLGRLALRSSSEEALHRRIKAVEESGGSGRWVEDEPGLGKLYVTTDPDGHEHALYWESEHYRAPEELRPALKNQPQAKPNRGVGVRRLDHVNFLAADVLANAEFQQNVLGARPTEQIRLDSGKIAARWLTYTNKSYDVVYTSDWTGSEGRLHHIAFATDTREDVLRAADLAIDTGVFIETGPHKHAIQQTFFLYVYEPGGNRIELCNPLTRLVLAPDWPLITWTEEERKKGQAWGLKTIESFHTHGTPPVA